The following proteins are co-located in the Dietzia timorensis genome:
- a CDS encoding LLM class F420-dependent oxidoreductase produces MKFALTLGYWGAQPPTNHAELIRAADEAGFDAVYTAESWGSDAFTPLAWYGSQTKNIKLGTAIAQMSARNPTSTAMHALTLDHLSGGRAILGLGVSGPQVVEGWYGEPFRRPLARTREYVDVVRQVLAREAPVTSEGPAYTLPYPGEDATGLGKALKPIVHPLRADLPIYLAAEGPKNIALAAEIADGWLGFLASPRQAEQFNAWLDEGFARPGARRSRADFEVAFQAMVHITDEPEPVFDMYRPFVALYAGGMGSEDTNFHADAIRRLGFDDEVEKITELFRSGRKDEAAAAVPNEMIEAMAIIGNEEHVRSEVRKWEDAGITTMCVTAGSVEEIQAFGRLT; encoded by the coding sequence ATGAAATTCGCATTGACCCTGGGATACTGGGGCGCTCAGCCGCCAACCAACCACGCAGAACTGATTCGGGCGGCGGATGAGGCCGGTTTCGATGCCGTGTACACGGCCGAATCGTGGGGCTCGGATGCCTTTACCCCGCTCGCCTGGTACGGCAGTCAGACGAAGAACATCAAACTCGGCACCGCTATCGCGCAGATGAGTGCGCGCAACCCCACCAGCACCGCGATGCACGCGCTCACCCTCGACCATCTCTCCGGTGGGCGCGCGATCCTGGGGCTGGGCGTGTCCGGGCCGCAGGTCGTCGAGGGGTGGTACGGCGAGCCGTTCCGCCGCCCGCTCGCCCGTACCCGCGAATACGTCGACGTCGTTCGGCAAGTGCTCGCGCGCGAGGCGCCTGTGACCTCCGAAGGGCCCGCTTACACGCTGCCGTACCCGGGTGAGGATGCGACCGGGCTGGGAAAGGCTCTCAAGCCGATCGTGCACCCCTTGCGCGCCGACCTGCCGATCTACCTCGCCGCCGAGGGGCCCAAGAACATCGCGCTCGCCGCCGAGATCGCCGACGGATGGCTCGGTTTTCTCGCGTCACCGCGGCAGGCCGAGCAGTTCAACGCCTGGCTCGACGAGGGGTTCGCGCGGCCCGGAGCCCGCCGCAGCCGCGCCGATTTCGAGGTCGCGTTCCAGGCGATGGTGCACATCACCGACGAACCGGAACCGGTATTCGACATGTACCGGCCGTTCGTCGCGCTGTACGCCGGCGGCATGGGCTCGGAAGACACCAACTTCCACGCCGACGCCATTCGGCGGCTCGGCTTCGACGACGAGGTCGAGAAGATCACCGAGTTGTTCCGTTCCGGACGCAAGGACGAGGCGGCCGCGGCGGTCCCGAACGAGATGATCGAGGCGATGGCCATCATCGGCAACGAAGAGCATGTGCGCTCCGAGGTGCGTAAATGGGAGGACGCAGGTATTACGACGATGTGTGTTACCGCCGGAAGCGTCGAGGAGATCCAGGCTTTCGGGCGGCTTACCTAG
- a CDS encoding DMT family transporter — translation MKISPSLALSTAFFYALGYPIGALAVRAATPGIVLLSRFVASAVILACIATALRLEWPRGKFAVHAAVVGVLSQGVQFVGCYQAMRLGVSPVLVALIIAMNPVLTAALATRALGERLDRRRAASVALAVLAIGAAFAGRLLDVGRIDAAVLWVVLAVFGLAGGGIYQQRYLTTGHPVASNAIGIVAAIVPAGVFTLLTKQEVTNAPQAVWMVAILVVANSVVAATLYMAAIKQAGAAAVSLLFGIIPSMAALLSWAIMGERPDLGVVVGLVIGAAACFLGIRRRGARSTPVENEASRRPRESSSSA, via the coding sequence ATGAAGATTTCCCCGTCGCTCGCGCTATCTACCGCGTTCTTCTACGCACTGGGCTATCCCATCGGCGCCCTGGCAGTCCGCGCGGCGACGCCGGGGATCGTGCTTCTCTCGCGATTCGTCGCCTCCGCCGTCATCCTTGCATGTATTGCGACGGCCCTCCGGCTGGAATGGCCGCGGGGCAAATTCGCCGTGCACGCCGCCGTCGTCGGGGTTCTCTCCCAGGGCGTGCAGTTCGTCGGCTGCTACCAGGCGATGCGCCTGGGAGTGTCCCCGGTGCTCGTGGCGCTCATCATCGCGATGAACCCGGTGCTCACTGCGGCCCTCGCCACGCGGGCGCTCGGCGAGCGTCTCGACCGGCGCCGGGCGGCCTCGGTGGCGCTCGCGGTGCTGGCGATCGGAGCGGCCTTCGCGGGACGCCTGCTCGACGTAGGCCGCATCGATGCCGCCGTTCTGTGGGTGGTTCTCGCGGTGTTCGGTCTCGCGGGTGGCGGCATCTACCAGCAGCGGTACCTCACCACAGGGCACCCGGTCGCTTCGAACGCGATTGGGATCGTCGCCGCGATCGTGCCGGCCGGGGTATTCACGCTCCTCACGAAGCAAGAGGTGACGAACGCGCCCCAGGCAGTCTGGATGGTGGCGATCCTCGTCGTGGCGAACTCGGTCGTGGCCGCGACCTTGTATATGGCGGCCATCAAGCAAGCAGGTGCGGCGGCGGTATCGCTGCTTTTCGGAATCATCCCATCGATGGCGGCGCTGCTGTCGTGGGCGATCATGGGTGAGCGCCCCGACCTCGGTGTGGTTGTCGGGCTCGTCATCGGTGCCGCCGCGTGTTTCCTGGGGATTAGGCGGCGCGGCGCCCGAAGCACACCCGTCGAGAACGAGGCCTCGAGGCGGCCGCGCGAGTCCAGTTCGAGCGCCTAG
- a CDS encoding LysR family transcriptional regulator gives MPRTFDIVPLRSLVAVATTGGVRRAAQSLVITQSAVSQHLRRLEKECGAPLVRHDGRGIALTEDGERLLSFARAILAAHDDAVSYFDKESDSIVIGSAQNSAALVLPMLAGPLREAFQPVDVRLLLDRNRTVRELLERGEIDIAVTTRIAPEISPREEGFRLRWLWGAGVPDPSEGAEVPLVVFTPPCTLRQPTFDTWSASGRRWRVAAEVNDLASGLEAVRHGVGTMLAPVMEKMPDGLRELPGAPPVSAIQLVVVRTSSTSAELVDTARAILAAHVGTERVETQDHSHFALPS, from the coding sequence GTGCCCCGCACCTTTGACATCGTCCCTCTGCGTTCGCTCGTCGCCGTCGCGACCACCGGCGGTGTCCGCCGCGCAGCTCAGTCCCTGGTCATCACGCAGTCGGCCGTGAGTCAGCACCTCCGGCGCCTCGAAAAGGAATGCGGAGCCCCGCTCGTCCGCCACGATGGCCGTGGAATCGCATTGACCGAGGACGGCGAGCGGCTCTTGTCGTTTGCTCGAGCAATTCTCGCCGCGCACGACGATGCCGTGAGTTATTTCGATAAGGAATCAGACTCGATCGTCATCGGGTCCGCGCAAAATTCTGCGGCGCTCGTGCTGCCCATGCTCGCCGGTCCGCTCCGCGAGGCGTTCCAGCCGGTCGATGTCAGGCTTCTGCTCGATCGCAACCGCACTGTCCGCGAGCTCCTCGAACGCGGTGAGATAGACATCGCGGTGACCACGAGGATCGCTCCCGAGATCTCTCCGCGTGAGGAGGGTTTCCGGCTGCGCTGGTTGTGGGGTGCCGGGGTGCCGGATCCGAGTGAGGGTGCGGAGGTGCCGCTGGTCGTTTTCACCCCGCCGTGCACCTTGCGCCAACCGACCTTCGATACGTGGAGTGCGTCCGGGCGCCGGTGGCGGGTCGCCGCCGAGGTCAACGACCTGGCGAGCGGACTCGAGGCAGTCCGGCATGGGGTGGGTACCATGCTCGCCCCGGTGATGGAGAAGATGCCCGATGGGCTACGCGAGTTGCCCGGGGCGCCGCCGGTATCGGCGATCCAACTGGTCGTCGTGCGGACCTCGTCCACCTCGGCAGAGCTCGTCGATACCGCCCGAGCTATTCTCGCCGCGCACGTGGGCACCGAACGCGTGGAAACCCAGGACCACTCGCACTTCGCGTTGCCTTCCTAG
- a CDS encoding aldehyde dehydrogenase family protein: MTTTDATSGVTNDHNGSGAIPGGATARELSLGQILAIQQQAQREDPQPSAKVRRDRISRLKQLVLDNAAEFAAALQEDYGSRPEALSTLTDIAASMPDLDHQRGHVAKWMKPDVVSRALSKVGFHQEVRHEPKGVVGVMGPWNFPLYLTIVPAGSALGAGNRVMIRPSSSTPRTTELLCSLGPKYFPVEELAFAGPEHGRGADFSVLDFDHLFFTGSPRVGRSVAADAAANLTPVTLELGGKNPVVVDPEADIAEAAANVAGSRMVNGGQVCVCPDYVFVPRSRLEEFCDTVLATWESKFGAISGNPEYTATINGSNFTRIVGLIDDARAKGATVRQAVPDGEELPNAVERKIAPTLITGVTDEMEIAGDEVFGPVLSVFAYDDIAEAVEYIGARPDPLVLYWYGERGPRFDYVVGHTRSGNVYGNNFGIGMVSSAVPFGGSGQSGMGSYHGKWGFDTFSRDRAVAVSHFDYNVGDFMTPPFDAAAKRQASLFLKAMTLRTKFLG; this comes from the coding sequence ATGACCACGACAGATGCGACGTCCGGCGTCACAAATGACCACAACGGGAGCGGTGCGATTCCGGGCGGGGCGACGGCGCGCGAACTGAGCCTGGGGCAGATCCTCGCCATCCAGCAACAGGCGCAGCGCGAGGATCCGCAGCCCAGCGCGAAGGTGCGGCGCGACCGGATTTCGCGGCTCAAGCAGCTCGTTCTCGACAACGCCGCCGAATTTGCCGCCGCGCTGCAGGAGGATTACGGCTCCCGGCCCGAGGCGCTGTCGACGCTCACAGACATCGCGGCCTCGATGCCGGACCTCGACCACCAACGGGGGCACGTCGCCAAATGGATGAAGCCCGATGTGGTTTCCAGGGCGCTTTCCAAGGTCGGCTTCCACCAGGAGGTGCGCCACGAACCGAAGGGCGTCGTCGGCGTCATGGGGCCATGGAACTTCCCGCTGTATCTCACGATCGTGCCCGCCGGTTCCGCGCTCGGTGCCGGTAACCGTGTGATGATCCGACCCTCGTCGTCGACCCCTCGCACCACCGAACTGCTCTGCTCCCTCGGGCCGAAGTACTTCCCGGTCGAGGAGCTCGCTTTCGCCGGTCCCGAACACGGCCGCGGTGCGGATTTCTCCGTGCTCGATTTCGACCATCTGTTCTTCACCGGATCGCCCAGGGTCGGCCGATCAGTGGCCGCCGACGCCGCCGCGAACCTCACGCCGGTGACCCTCGAACTCGGCGGGAAGAATCCGGTCGTCGTCGACCCCGAGGCCGATATCGCAGAGGCCGCCGCGAATGTTGCGGGCTCGCGAATGGTCAACGGCGGCCAGGTGTGCGTGTGCCCGGATTACGTGTTCGTTCCCCGTTCGAGGCTCGAAGAATTCTGCGACACGGTGCTGGCTACGTGGGAGTCGAAGTTCGGTGCGATCTCCGGCAACCCGGAATACACCGCCACGATCAACGGCTCGAACTTCACGCGCATCGTGGGACTCATCGACGACGCCCGCGCGAAAGGGGCCACGGTCCGCCAGGCCGTGCCAGATGGGGAGGAGCTGCCGAACGCGGTCGAGCGCAAGATTGCCCCGACCCTCATCACCGGGGTCACCGACGAGATGGAGATCGCCGGGGACGAAGTCTTCGGCCCTGTGCTCAGCGTGTTCGCCTACGACGACATCGCCGAGGCCGTCGAGTACATCGGCGCGCGCCCGGATCCGCTGGTGCTGTACTGGTACGGCGAGCGCGGGCCGCGGTTCGACTACGTCGTCGGGCACACCCGCTCGGGCAACGTCTACGGCAATAATTTCGGTATCGGCATGGTGTCCTCGGCCGTTCCGTTCGGCGGCTCGGGGCAGTCCGGAATGGGCTCTTACCATGGAAAATGGGGATTCGACACGTTCTCGCGCGACCGCGCGGTCGCGGTCTCCCACTTCGACTACAACGTCGGTGATTTCATGACCCCGCCGTTCGACGCCGCCGCCAAGCGCCAGGCAAGCCTGTTTCTGAAGGCGATGACTCTGCGGACCAAGTTCCTAGGCTGA
- a CDS encoding AMP-binding protein yields the protein MNSPIRSIDDFDSPSASLADSLAALSTTDDRGIRFDEEFLPWSQVVRRAHERIGAFRRWAARTGAGSCGTGEDRHPPHIGILLDNSPEFVFWLCAAASSELVAVGLNDTRAPRALAADLATADVRVVVYDAGHADLARELARHTAVSVIPEAEFARVPANAASDVMGDVTEPGEVDPARGGDSLVALIFTSGTSGDPKAVRVTQRKIAAPARMLADRFDIGPRDCIYNAMPLFHSNAVLVAWPMALVTGCDLALRRRFSASGWLGDVRRFGATFANYVGTPLSYILATDELPDDADNPVRIVYGNEAGAEVREAFAERFGVRVVDGFGSTEGGVAISRTPDTPAAALGPLPQGVLVVDPETDAPREVARFSDDGGLANPQEAVGELVREGPGLFAGYYGNPAADAERMRGGRFRTGDLAYVDAEGFVYFAGRASTWMRVAGENLAARPIERVLFRHRQVAEVAVYGIPATPPPGDDVVAAVVLADRVVDERTVDDFAAGFGAFLAAQSDLSRRQWPRLLRVTADLPRTPSFKVRTPVLAARGRATGDDAVFRRVDGGTAPAYEPLR from the coding sequence GTGAACTCCCCCATCCGTTCGATCGACGATTTCGATTCCCCCTCCGCTTCCCTTGCAGACTCCCTGGCTGCGCTGTCCACCACGGACGATCGCGGCATCAGGTTCGACGAGGAGTTCCTACCATGGTCACAGGTGGTCCGCCGGGCGCACGAGCGGATCGGCGCCTTTCGCCGGTGGGCGGCGAGAACAGGTGCGGGTTCGTGCGGTACGGGAGAGGATCGGCATCCGCCGCACATCGGCATCCTCCTCGACAACTCCCCGGAATTCGTCTTCTGGTTGTGTGCCGCCGCATCTTCGGAGCTCGTCGCCGTCGGCCTCAACGACACCCGCGCCCCGCGGGCGCTAGCCGCGGACCTCGCCACGGCGGACGTCCGAGTGGTCGTCTATGACGCCGGACATGCCGATCTCGCCCGCGAACTGGCCCGCCACACCGCCGTCTCAGTGATCCCGGAGGCCGAGTTCGCGAGAGTCCCGGCGAATGCGGCGTCCGACGTCATGGGCGATGTGACGGAGCCGGGAGAAGTGGACCCGGCTCGGGGCGGGGATTCGCTGGTCGCGCTGATCTTCACCTCGGGTACGTCCGGGGATCCGAAGGCGGTTCGTGTCACACAACGCAAGATCGCGGCGCCCGCACGCATGCTCGCCGACCGGTTCGACATCGGCCCCCGCGACTGCATCTACAACGCGATGCCGCTCTTCCATTCGAACGCGGTACTGGTCGCCTGGCCGATGGCACTGGTCACGGGGTGCGACCTCGCGCTGCGCCGGCGGTTCTCCGCCTCCGGGTGGCTCGGCGATGTACGCCGTTTCGGCGCGACGTTCGCGAACTACGTGGGCACGCCATTGAGTTACATTCTCGCCACCGACGAGCTCCCCGACGACGCAGACAACCCTGTGCGCATCGTCTACGGGAACGAGGCGGGAGCCGAGGTTCGCGAAGCGTTCGCGGAGCGCTTCGGGGTCCGGGTGGTCGACGGGTTCGGCTCGACCGAAGGCGGCGTGGCCATCTCACGCACCCCGGACACCCCGGCGGCCGCGCTCGGCCCCCTCCCCCAAGGCGTTCTCGTCGTAGACCCGGAGACCGACGCCCCTCGGGAGGTGGCACGCTTTTCCGATGACGGCGGGCTGGCGAATCCCCAGGAGGCGGTCGGGGAGCTCGTTCGCGAGGGACCGGGGCTCTTCGCCGGGTATTACGGCAACCCCGCCGCCGACGCCGAACGCATGCGAGGCGGGCGGTTCCGCACTGGCGACCTGGCATACGTGGACGCCGAGGGATTCGTGTACTTCGCGGGCCGCGCGTCGACGTGGATGAGGGTGGCCGGGGAGAACCTCGCGGCGAGACCGATCGAGCGAGTCCTGTTCCGGCACCGGCAGGTCGCCGAGGTCGCGGTGTATGGCATTCCCGCCACGCCGCCCCCGGGCGACGACGTTGTCGCCGCGGTGGTCCTCGCGGACCGTGTCGTCGACGAGAGGACGGTGGACGATTTCGCCGCCGGGTTCGGCGCCTTCCTCGCCGCGCAGAGCGATCTCTCGCGAAGGCAGTGGCCGAGGCTGCTCCGGGTTACTGCGGACCTGCCGCGCACACCGAGTTTCAAAGTCCGCACACCAGTGCTCGCCGCGCGCGGGCGCGCTACCGGCGATGATGCGGTTTTCCGCCGGGTCGATGGCGGGACCGCGCCGGCCTACGAGCCGCTGCGGTAG
- a CDS encoding ferredoxin produces MKVVVDDLRCEGQAVCTGLAPKVFKLDDDDEYVQVLVDEVPEELEGRVRKAVAKCPMAALSIEE; encoded by the coding sequence ATGAAGGTAGTTGTCGATGACCTTCGCTGCGAGGGGCAGGCGGTCTGCACAGGCCTCGCGCCCAAGGTATTCAAGCTCGACGATGACGACGAATACGTTCAGGTCCTCGTCGATGAGGTTCCGGAAGAACTAGAGGGTCGCGTGCGTAAGGCCGTGGCCAAATGTCCGATGGCTGCATTGTCGATTGAGGAGTAA
- a CDS encoding 3-oxoacyl-ACP reductase, giving the protein MSETPASDSLSLEGRVAVVTGSGSGLGAAEAIELARSGASAVVVNDIKTSEHTDAVIAAIEEAGARAELVLGDVSEAATADEMISAAEKLGGLDIVVNNAGITRDKMLFNMSDDEFDAVVKVHLRGHFLLTRNAGHYWRAKSKEAGAPVYGRLINTSSEAALFGPPGQANYGAAKAGITALTLSASRALSRIGVTANAIAPRGRTSMTEDVFEEWNPEDGPDPLAPERVADLVSYLGSPAAQKVSGQLFVVYGGMVALVAAPTVEQRFDADGGIWNRAEFAAAIDSHWEGREEGRSFSASEVAKL; this is encoded by the coding sequence GTGAGCGAAACCCCTGCAAGCGATTCGCTGTCCCTCGAAGGGCGGGTCGCCGTCGTCACCGGATCGGGGTCCGGGCTTGGAGCGGCCGAGGCGATCGAGTTGGCTCGCTCCGGTGCCTCCGCAGTCGTCGTCAATGACATCAAGACCTCCGAGCACACCGACGCGGTCATCGCCGCCATCGAAGAGGCGGGGGCGCGAGCCGAGCTGGTGCTCGGTGACGTCTCCGAAGCGGCAACCGCCGACGAGATGATCTCCGCAGCGGAAAAGCTGGGCGGCCTCGACATTGTGGTCAACAACGCGGGAATCACTCGCGACAAGATGCTCTTCAACATGTCTGACGATGAGTTCGACGCCGTGGTGAAGGTGCACCTGCGTGGACACTTTCTCCTCACCCGCAACGCGGGGCACTATTGGCGCGCCAAGAGCAAAGAGGCCGGCGCGCCCGTGTACGGACGGCTCATCAACACCTCCTCCGAAGCCGCGCTCTTCGGCCCCCCGGGGCAGGCGAATTACGGCGCGGCCAAGGCCGGAATCACGGCGTTGACGCTGTCCGCCTCGCGCGCCCTGTCTCGGATCGGAGTCACCGCGAACGCTATTGCCCCCCGCGGACGCACGTCGATGACCGAAGATGTCTTCGAAGAATGGAACCCGGAAGACGGCCCGGATCCGCTCGCCCCCGAACGCGTGGCGGATCTGGTCTCGTATCTCGGTTCGCCGGCGGCGCAGAAGGTCTCCGGGCAATTGTTCGTCGTCTATGGGGGGATGGTGGCGCTTGTCGCCGCCCCCACAGTCGAGCAGCGATTCGATGCCGATGGAGGTATTTGGAACCGGGCCGAATTCGCCGCTGCGATCGATTCGCACTGGGAGGGACGCGAAGAGGGGCGCTCGTTCTCCGCGAGTGAGGTCGCAAAACTCTAA
- a CDS encoding ABC transporter permease — translation MTLDTLASFGAIVRQGREFVDQSWFIARVSMLATVLVAIPFTVLVSFTLNILLREIGAADLSGAAAALGAVTQVGPMVTVLIVAGAGATAICADLGARTIREEIDAMEVLGIDPIKRLVVPRVAASTFVALLLNGLVCTIGILGGFLFSVLLQGVNPGAFVDGITLITGLGELVLAEIKAGLFGMLAGLVACYKGLYVRGGPKDVGNAVNETVVFAFMALFVVNTVLTAIGVQILNA, via the coding sequence ATGACCCTGGACACTCTGGCGTCCTTCGGTGCGATCGTTCGTCAGGGCCGAGAGTTCGTCGACCAGTCCTGGTTCATCGCCCGGGTGTCGATGCTCGCCACGGTTCTCGTGGCGATCCCGTTCACGGTTCTCGTGAGTTTCACCCTCAACATCCTGCTGCGCGAGATCGGCGCCGCCGACCTGTCTGGCGCAGCGGCCGCGCTCGGCGCAGTCACCCAGGTCGGACCGATGGTCACGGTGCTCATCGTGGCCGGCGCCGGCGCGACCGCAATCTGCGCAGATCTCGGTGCCCGCACCATCCGCGAAGAAATCGACGCCATGGAAGTCCTCGGGATCGATCCGATCAAGAGGCTCGTCGTTCCCCGCGTCGCGGCGTCGACGTTCGTGGCATTGCTACTCAACGGGCTCGTGTGCACGATCGGCATCCTCGGTGGATTCCTGTTCTCCGTGCTCCTCCAGGGCGTGAACCCCGGGGCGTTCGTCGATGGAATCACGCTCATCACCGGGCTCGGGGAGCTCGTTCTCGCCGAGATCAAGGCCGGATTGTTCGGCATGCTCGCCGGACTCGTCGCCTGTTACAAGGGGCTCTACGTCCGCGGTGGCCCGAAAGACGTGGGCAACGCGGTCAACGAGACCGTTGTCTTCGCGTTCATGGCATTATTCGTCGTCAACACGGTTCTGACCGCCATCGGCGTGCAGATCCTCAACGCATAG
- a CDS encoding MlaE family ABC transporter permease, whose amino-acid sequence MTTARFPRLERARHRVELGFDNLGGHALFFWRALASIPKAVTAYPKETLRLIAEIAMGTGALAIIGGTVVIVGFLTLATGGVIAVQGFSSLSDIGVEALTGFFAAFINVRIAAPVIAGIGLAATIGAGATAQLGAMRVAEEIDALEVMAIDSVAYLVSTRIVAGMIAVVPLYSLAVIASFLASRFATVNIYGQSGGVYDHYFATFLIPSDILWSFVQAIAMAITIMLIHTYSGYNAAGGPAGVGAAVGSAVRTSLIAVVTVTLLVSLAVYGSDGNFNLSGG is encoded by the coding sequence ATCACCACCGCGCGGTTCCCGCGCCTGGAACGGGCCCGGCACCGGGTCGAGCTGGGGTTCGACAACCTCGGCGGACATGCCTTGTTCTTCTGGCGTGCGTTGGCGTCGATTCCCAAGGCTGTCACCGCGTACCCCAAGGAGACCCTACGGCTCATCGCCGAGATCGCGATGGGCACAGGCGCGCTGGCCATTATCGGCGGCACCGTCGTCATTGTCGGTTTTCTCACTCTCGCTACTGGTGGCGTCATCGCCGTGCAGGGATTCTCGTCGCTGTCCGACATCGGCGTCGAAGCCCTCACCGGCTTCTTTGCCGCGTTCATCAACGTGCGAATCGCGGCGCCGGTCATCGCGGGCATTGGGCTGGCGGCAACGATCGGGGCCGGCGCAACAGCACAGCTGGGCGCGATGCGCGTCGCCGAGGAGATCGACGCGTTGGAGGTGATGGCGATCGATTCGGTCGCCTACCTCGTCTCCACCCGCATCGTCGCAGGGATGATCGCCGTGGTCCCGCTCTACTCGCTCGCGGTCATCGCATCATTCCTCGCCTCCCGCTTCGCCACCGTGAATATCTACGGGCAGTCCGGAGGCGTGTACGACCACTACTTTGCGACATTCCTCATCCCCAGCGACATCCTGTGGTCGTTCGTGCAGGCCATCGCGATGGCGATCACGATCATGCTGATCCACACCTATTCGGGCTATAACGCCGCCGGCGGGCCTGCGGGCGTCGGCGCGGCGGTCGGCTCGGCTGTGCGCACCTCGCTCATCGCCGTCGTGACCGTGACTCTGCTGGTTTCGCTCGCCGTCTACGGCAGCGACGGAAACTTCAACCTTTCGGGCGGGTAG
- a CDS encoding MCE family protein — protein sequence MATRPGDGRDKRARGIAGTALILIIGLLTAGALGRFFGYFEPSVPLTVYTDRVGLVMDDGSKVRARGVDIGQVSDIRREENVSVIDLKVNPELLRSVPSNATVHIGSNTVFGAKGVTFEIPDNPSPTPMERDTVIGEASVTSEVNSMFEQLTDLLQSIRPDQLNATLGAVSNGLSGRGETLGDTIHDLNQSLQALNPNLDTLERDLDKSAQVSNIYADASDDLMRLLDSGTDVGQTVVQRQQQFEALLANAIGTADTGNVLLRENGDDIIKTLRDLRATTSLVAEYSPALNCMIIGLNQGVEEHGQAFGGKNQAGLVFKAGFQQGAKPYEYPKDLPKVNASTGPRCHGMPNMEPGTKANFLVSDTGSNVMEGQPNSFRDPVGPLIGPAIEAEPGKPAPPAILQLMLGQTKQYSNEDELNAAVGNPAPDADAPAPEPVPTPEPAPADGGER from the coding sequence ATGGCGACCAGACCAGGAGACGGCCGCGACAAGCGGGCACGGGGAATCGCGGGTACCGCGCTCATCCTCATCATCGGGCTGCTCACGGCGGGCGCACTCGGCCGATTCTTCGGATATTTCGAGCCGTCCGTCCCGCTCACCGTATATACGGACCGGGTCGGCCTCGTCATGGACGACGGCTCGAAAGTACGGGCACGAGGCGTCGATATCGGGCAGGTGAGCGACATCCGGCGGGAAGAGAACGTGTCCGTCATCGACCTCAAAGTCAATCCCGAGCTGCTCCGCTCGGTGCCCTCCAACGCGACTGTTCACATCGGTTCGAACACGGTCTTCGGAGCCAAGGGCGTCACATTCGAGATCCCGGACAACCCGTCTCCCACCCCGATGGAGCGCGACACCGTCATCGGAGAGGCTAGTGTCACCTCCGAAGTGAATTCGATGTTCGAGCAGCTCACCGATCTGCTCCAATCGATCCGTCCCGACCAACTCAACGCGACGCTCGGCGCGGTATCGAACGGCTTGTCCGGGCGAGGTGAGACCTTGGGCGACACCATCCACGACCTCAATCAGTCGTTGCAGGCGCTCAACCCCAACCTGGACACCCTCGAAAGAGATCTCGACAAGTCCGCCCAGGTGTCCAACATCTACGCCGATGCGAGCGACGATCTCATGCGGCTTCTCGATTCGGGAACGGATGTCGGTCAGACCGTGGTCCAGCGCCAGCAGCAGTTCGAGGCGCTACTGGCCAATGCCATCGGAACCGCTGACACCGGCAATGTCCTTCTTCGCGAGAACGGCGACGACATCATCAAGACCCTTCGCGACCTGCGAGCCACGACTTCGCTCGTTGCAGAGTATTCGCCGGCTCTCAACTGCATGATCATCGGGCTCAATCAAGGCGTCGAGGAGCACGGACAGGCGTTCGGCGGGAAGAACCAGGCGGGCCTCGTGTTCAAGGCCGGGTTCCAACAGGGAGCGAAACCCTATGAGTATCCGAAGGACTTGCCGAAGGTCAACGCCTCGACGGGCCCCCGGTGTCATGGCATGCCCAATATGGAGCCCGGAACCAAGGCGAATTTCCTCGTCAGCGATACCGGTTCCAATGTCATGGAAGGCCAGCCCAATTCGTTCCGCGATCCGGTCGGGCCGCTCATCGGGCCGGCCATCGAGGCCGAGCCCGGCAAGCCTGCCCCGCCGGCGATCCTCCAATTGATGCTCGGCCAGACCAAGCAATACAGCAACGAGGACGAACTCAACGCGGCGGTCGGGAACCCGGCGCCGGACGCCGACGCACCCGCGCCCGAACCCGTGCCGACACCCGAACCAGCACCCGCCGATGGAGGTGAACGATGA